One Aegilops tauschii subsp. strangulata cultivar AL8/78 chromosome 7, Aet v6.0, whole genome shotgun sequence genomic window carries:
- the LOC109744664 gene encoding glutamate receptor 2.8-like, whose amino-acid sequence MGPQREKRRHEYIGKAESGVTWSQGRCGSDIANDGELEIDEIDKSVNVKNKREERTYLPLRRFRALTFSAAGVTGLGASLINIDLTNLCAVHLLAADDLIRTDRVQAIIGPQTSAESEFIAYLGNHTHTPILSLAPTSAALTPFHLQIAPNESFQVAPVAAILDMFTWRTTTVVYEDSPYGARILAALFSALQGYNIRVMDSIALPVGVTDDYLDKVLYNLKETPTRVFIVHMHPDLAARVFYQATIAGMMSDGYIWIATSTIGSVVESLSADKIDHMQGVVTFRPYVQATGHIMNFTARFKSRFLLDNPGIHNVHNPSTQLLWAYDTAWALAKAVHIARMSSSTPWRMLLGAVLNTAFDGLSGRFGLVNGQLQLSTHEVINIVSKGARKVGFWMPESGILKSLETNSAKGLKQVLWPGHLAIAPKGWDVSSNRRPLRMVVPEKQGFNQFVEVTYSPATNSSTVRGYCIDIFDMVMKNLPYPVAYQYVPVSDSSRNYDNLLSLVHEKKADGMVGDTTITMRRMNVVSFTKPFTDTGLSMVVGVKKETDGGMWIFLQPLTTTLWITSLAFFCFTGFVVWVVEHRINPEFRGTPCQQFGTVFYFAFSTLVFSHKEKLESNLSRFMVIIWLFLVLILASSYTANLTSVLTVQRLQPTVTSVQDLLRNGDYVGYHNGSIVPYWLEKMGFRKEILLAYSTVEEYSDALRRGSGNGGVSAIFDEIPYLKAFLSKYCEGYTMIGPTYRLGGFAFAFPIGTPIVHDVSQAILSPAVQEEMERIEKKWFGDPGACQSKSNSIGSSSLGFSSFGGLFLVSGTVSGLVLLIQLAIFVYQEHGKLWDTSLHKWFQCLDFVVGAKDWRLPIFNGPRIRNDDSVNQPHEATTEASAMHDFTSEL is encoded by the exons ATGGGGCCGCAACGAGAGAAAAGGAGGCACGAGTACATCGGCAAGGCCGAGTCAGGAGTGACCTGGAGTCAGGGGCGATGCGGTAGCGACATCGCTAATGATGGGGAGTTAGAGATTGACGAGATCGA TAAATCTGTAAATGTCAAGAACAAGAGGGAGGAAAGGACATATTTGCCCCTCCGACGCTTTCGAGCGCTCACCTTCTCGGCGGCCGGCG TGACAGGTTTGGGTGCATCTCTGATCAACATTGACTTGACTAATCTATGTGCCGTGCATTTGCTTGCAGCCGATGATCTGATCAGAACAGATCGAGTACAAGCCATTATTGGGCCTCAAACTTCAGCCGAATCCGAGTTCATTGCATATCTTGGGAATCACACACACACTCCAATCCTCTCCTTGGCTCCAACTTCTGCAGCATTGACACCTTTCCATCTGCAGATTGCACCCAATGAGTCCTTTCAGGTTGCTCCAGTTGCTGCTATCCTTGATATGTTCACATGGCGCACCACCACCGTGGTGTATGAAGACTCGCCATATGGAGCTCGCATCCTTGCAGCGCTGTTTTCCGCCCTTCAGGGTTACAACATACGTGTCATGGATAGTATAGCTTTGCCGGTCGGTGTGACTGACGACTACCTCGACAAAGTACTCTACAATCTCAAGGAAACGCCCACACGAGTGTTCATTGTGCATATGCACCCGGATCTTGCTGCTCGTGTCTTCTACCAGGCCACTATCGCTGGTATGATGTCTGATGGCTATATCTGGATAGCCACTTCCACTATTGGCAGTGTAGTGGAGAGCTTGAGTGCTGACAAGATTGATCATATGCAGGGGGTCGTCACCTTCCGACCTTATGTGCAGGcaactggccatatcatgaactTCACTGCAAGGTTCAAGTCAAGATTTCTGTTAGATAATCCAGGCATTCACAACGTGCACAACCCGAGCACGCAGCTGCTCTGGGCTTACGACACTGCATGGGCTCTTGCCAAAGCAGTCCATATAGCCAGAATGTCCAGCTCAACACCTTGGAGAATGCTTCTCGGCGCAGTCCTTAACACAGCATTTGATGGGTTGTCTGGGAGGTTCGGGCTGGTAAATGGGCAGCTGCAGCTATCAACACATGAGGTTATTAACATTGTCAGTAAAGGTGCAAGAAAAGTCGGTTTCTGGATGCCTGAGTCTGGTATCTTGAAGAGTTTGGAAACCAATAGTGCGAAAGGGCTGAAACAAGTACTCTGGCCAGGTCATCTAGCAATTGCTCCAAAAGGGTGGGACGTGTCATCGAACAGGCGGCCTCTTCGTATGGTTGTGCCTGAAAAACAGGGGTTTAACCAGTTTGTCGAGGTCACCTACAGCCCAGCAACCAATAGTTCTACTGTCAGAGGCTACTGTATTGACATTTTCGACATGGTCATGAAGAATTTGCCCTATCCAGTGGCCTACCAATATGTGCCAGTTAGTGATAGCTCGCGAAATTACGACAATCTTCTCAGCCTGGTGCATGAAAAG AAAGCTGATGGCATGGTTGGTGATACGACCATCACGATGAGGAGGATGAATGTGGTGTCCTTCACAAAGCCCTTCACTGATACGGGATTGTCAATGGTAGTGGGAGTGAAGAAAGAAACGGACGGGGGCATGTGGATCTTCCTGCAGCCACTGACAACTACCCTCTGGATCACCAGTCTTGCCTTTTTCTGCTTTACCGGTTTCGTTGTGTGGGTGGTTGAGCACCGAATCAACCCCGAATTCCGAGGCACACCTTGCCAGCAGTTTGGCACCGTCTTCTACTTTGCATTCTCGACTCTTGTCTTCTCCCACA AGGAGAAGCTGGAGAGCAACCTGTCAAGATTCATGGTTATCATATGGCTCTTTCTTGTCCTTATTCTTGCATCAAGCTACACGGCAAACTTAACATCAGTGCTGACAGTCCAACGGCTTCAGCCGACAGTGACTAGCGTGCAAGATCTCCTAAGAAATGGTGATTACGTGGGGTATCACAATGGCTCCATTGTGCCATACTGGCTTGAGAAAATGGGCTTCCGCAAGGAAATTTTACTGGCCTATAGTACAGTGGAGGAGTATTCCGACGCCCTACGCAGGGGATCTGGCAATGGAGGGGTGTCTGCAATATTTGATGAGATCCCCTACCTAAAGGCATTTCTTTCAAAGTACTGTGAAGGTTACACCATGATTGGGCCGACCTACAGGTTGGGAGGCTTCGCGTTT GCTTTCCCGATAGGGACGCCAATTGTGCATGACGTGTCGCAGGCCATCTTGTCTCCTGCAGTACAAGAGGAGATGGAACGGATAGAGAAGAAATGGTTTGGTGATCCGGGAGCTTGTCAGAGCAAGAGCAACAGCATCGGCTCGTCCAGCCTCGGATTCAGCAGCTTCGGTGGGTTGTTCCTCGTCAGTGGCACCGTGTCGGGCCTTGTGCTCCTCATCCAACTCGCAATCTTCGTCTACCAGGAGCACGGCAAGCTCTGGGACACATCACTGCATAAATGGTTTCAATGCCTCGATTTTGTCGTTGGCGCCAAGGATTGGAGGTTGCCAATCTTCAACGGGCCACGCATCAGGAATGACGACAGTGTGAATCAGCCTCATGAAGCTACAACAGAGGCTAGTGCCATGCATGACTTCACTTCTGAGTTGTGA